The following are encoded together in the Triticum dicoccoides isolate Atlit2015 ecotype Zavitan chromosome 6B, WEW_v2.0, whole genome shotgun sequence genome:
- the LOC119325771 gene encoding non-specific lipid transfer protein-like 1, whose amino-acid sequence MALNGGGAATAACILVLLALAGAAGATFSAPPPVDCSALLAGLADCLDFVSPSSKSSQPSKACCGEVKTSVGSPAVVDCVCAAMFSKLTQLPINRTRVYALPDACGTPASVLNRCHGEHRAFSHFLHNLLVLSLARICFPFLHQETRTKSCCFTRKFIISSIPVWDLR is encoded by the coding sequence ATGGCTCTCAACGGCGGCGGCGCCGCCACTGCAGCGTGCATCCTCGTCCTCCTAGCACTCGCCGGCGCCGCTGGGGCAACCTTCTCGGCGCCGCCGCCGGTGGACTGCTCGGCATTGTTGGCTGGCCTCGCAGACTGCCTCGACTTTGTGTCGCCCAGCAGCAAGTCGAGTCAGCCTTCCAAGGCCTGCTGCGGGGAGGTGAAGACCTCCGTCGGCAGCCCCGCCGTCGTGGACTGCGTCTGCGCCGCCATGTTCTCGAAGCTGACGCAGTTACCGATCAACAGGACACGGGTGTACGCTCTCCCCGACGCCTGCGGCACACCCGCCTCCGTATTGaacaggtgccatggtgagcaccgTGCCTTTTCTCACTTCCTCCATAATCTTCTTGTCCTGAGTTTGGCTAGAATCTGCTTCCCTTTTTTACATCAAGAAACTAGAACTAAATCGTGTTGTTTTACTAGGAAGTTTATCATTAGTTCGATTCCTGTGTGGGATTTACGATAA